The following coding sequences are from one Panicum hallii strain FIL2 chromosome 5, PHallii_v3.1, whole genome shotgun sequence window:
- the LOC112893326 gene encoding LOW QUALITY PROTEIN: phospholipase D zeta 1-like (The sequence of the model RefSeq protein was modified relative to this genomic sequence to represent the inferred CDS: inserted 4 bases in 2 codons), with amino-acid sequence MTGAEEEEELGGHRYFRMPPEPEGLAAAASSASFRLPESARVFDELPRARIVGVSRPDAGDITPMLLSYTIEVHYKQFRWLLYKKASQVLYLHFALKRRAFLEEFHEKQEQVKEWLQNLGIGEHMPVVHDDDEADDVHVPSQHDEHSIKNRNVPSSAVLPVIRPALGRQQSVSDRAKVAMQEYLNHFLGNLDIVNSREVCKFLEVSLLSFLPEYGPKLKEDYVTVRHLPKIEMGSKGRCCSSCCFSFCSSNWQKVWAVLKPGFLALLQDPFDPKLLDIVIFDVSPCTDRNGEGQTTLANEIKEHTPLHFGFEVSSGGRAIKLRTRSSAKVKDWVTAINAARRPPEGWCHPHRFGSFAPPRGLTEDGSVVQWFIDGRAVFDAIASSIEEAKSEIFITDWWLCPELYLRRPFHFHGSSRLDILLESRAKQGVQIYILLYKEVSLALKINSMYSKRRLLNIHENVKVLRYPDHFSTGIYLWSHHEKIVVVDNQVCYIGGLDLCFGRYDSPEHKVADFPPSTWPGKDYYNPRESEPNSWEDTMKDELDRTKYPRMPWHDVQCALYGPACRDVARHFVQRWNYAKRNKAPNEQAIPLLMPHHHMVIPHYMGTSKETNGETESKQNHSMDIKIDRLNSMKTPASCQDIPLLLPHEPDHHAFPNGDFGLNGMNINNGLSDHANKTNRNHPQPNRKAKVDLSVQDLQMKGFVDDVGSPEVSVSKHYDTSKPDMQNIDKEWWETQERGDQVASVLDVGEVGPRAACRCQVVRSVGPWSAGTTQIEGSIHNAYFSLIEKAEHFVYIENQFFISGLSGDDTIKNRVLEALYRRILRAEKEKRRFRVIIVIPLLPGFQGGIDDGGAASVRAIMHWQYRTICRGPNSILKNLYDVVGPKAHDYISFYGLRAHGRLGDGGPLVTNQIYVHSKLMIIDDRIALIGSANINDRSLLGSRDSEIGMIIEDKEVVSSIMDGRPWEAGKFSFSLRLSLWAEHLGLLPGEVSCIMDPVDDSTYKNIWMATAKVNTMIYQQVFSCVPNDHIHSRLGMWILSXPVFLPFEEKGCAHWSINILXRNQFRQNFAHRKEKVGHTTIDLGVALEKPETKQYRDLADADPMEQLQAVRGHIVSFPLEFMCQEDLRPFFSESEYYTSPQVFH; translated from the exons ATGaccggcgcggaggaggaggaggagctcggGGGCCACAGGTACTTCAGGATGCCGCCGGAGCCGGAGgggctggccgccgccgcgtcgtcggCGTCGTTCCGCCTGCCGGAGTCCGCGCGGGTGTTCGACGAGCTGCCGCGGGCCAGGATCGTCGGGGTCTCGCGCCCCGACGCCGGGGACATCACGCCCATGCTGCTCTCGTACACCATCGAGGTCCACTACAAGCAG TTTAGGTGGCTTCTATATAAGAAGGCCTCACAAGTGCTATATTTACACTTTGCGTTGAAGAGACGTGCATTCCTTGAAGAATTCCATGAGAAACAGGAACAG GTCAAAGAATGGCTTCAAAATTTGGGAATTGGGGAGCATATGCCAGTTGtacatgatgatgatgaagctGATGATGTGCATGTTCCTTCACAACATGATGAACACTCTATCAAAAATAG AAATGTTCCTTCAAGTGCTGTTTTGCCTGTTATTCGACCAGCACTTGGTCGTCAGCAATCCGTTTCTGATCGTGCAAAGGTTGCCATGCAAGAATACTTGAACCATTTCCTGGGCAACTTGGATATTGTCAACTCAAGAGAG GTTTGCAAATTTCTGGAAGTTTCATTGTTATCATTTCTGCCAGAGTATGGGCCTAAGCTAAAGGAAGATTATGTTACTGTAAGGCACTTGCCAAAAATTGAGATGGGCAGTAAAGGAAGATGCTGTTCATCCTGCTGTTTTAGTTTTTGCAGTAGTAACTGGCAAAAG GTTTGGGCTGTATTGAAGCCAGGATTCTTGGCTTTACTCCAAGATCCCTTTGATCCTAAGCTTTTGGACATAGTCATCTTTGACGTGTCACCTTGCACTGATAGAAATGGAGAAGGCCAAACCACTCTAGCAAATGAGATAAAGGAACACACTCCATTGCATTTCGGATTTGAG GTATCTTCTGGGGGACGGGCAATAAAATTGAGAACAAGAAGTTCAGCTAAGGTAAAAGATTGGGTTACTGCAATAAATGCTGCTCGGCGGCCCCCAGAGGGCTGGTGTCACCCTCACCGTTTTGGTTCATTTGCACCACCTAGGGGCTTGACTGAAGATGGTAGTGTTGTACAATGGTTCATAGATGGGCGTGCTGTATTTGATGCTATTGCTTCTTCCATTGAGGAAGCCAAATCAGAG ATATTTATAACTGACTGGTGGCTGTGCCCAGAATTGTATCTTAGACGCCCTTTTCACTTCCATGGATCCTCTAGGCTTGATATTCTTCTGGAATCAAGGGCGAAGCAAGGTGTACAG ATTTACATTCTTTTGTACAAGGAAGTTTCTCTTGCGTTGAAAATTAACAGCATGTACAGTAAACGAAGGTTACTTAACATTCATGAGAATGTTAAAGTTCTGCGCTACCCCGATCATTTCTCAACTGGCATATATTTATG GTCTCACCATGAAAAAATTGTTGTCGTTGATAATCAAGTATGCTATATTGGAGGCCTTGATTTGTGCTTTGGTCGTTATGATTCGCCTGAGCATAAAGTCGCGGATTTTCCTCCTTCAACATGGCCTGGAAAGGATTACTACAATCCTAG AGAATCTGAGCCAAATTCTTGGGAGGATACGATGAAAGATGAGCTTGATCGTACTAAATATCCTCGCATGCCTTGGCATGATGTTCAGTGCGCACTTTATGGTCCAGCATGTAGAGATGTAGCAAGGCATTTTGTTCAGAGATGGAACTATGCAAAG AGGAATAAAGCACCAAATGAGCAAGCAATTCCACTATTGATGCCTCATCATCACATGGTAATTCCTCATTACATGGGTACAAGCAAAGAAACAAATGGGGAAACAGAGAGTAAACAGAACCACAGTATGGATATTAAAATTGATAGGCTAAACTCTATGAAAACACCAGCATCGTGTCAGGACATTCCGTTGCTTTTGCCACATGAGCCTGATCACCATGCATTTCCAAATGGAGATTTTGGACTGAACGGTATGAATATCAACAATGGTCTTTCAGATCACGCAAATAAAACCAATCGGAACCACCCACAGCCCAACCGAAAGGCCAAAGTAGATCTTTCTGTACAAGATTTACAGATGAAAGGATTTGTGGACGATGTCGGTTCCCCTGAGGTTTCAGTGTCTAAACACTATGACACCTCAAAACCAGATATGCAAAACATAGATAAGGAGTGGTGGGAGACACAAGAACGAGGAGACCAAGTTGCCTCTGTGCTTGATGTTGGAGAAGTTGGTCCCCGCGCAGCATGTCGTTGCCAG GTTGTTAGAAGTGTTGGCCCGTGGTCAGCAGGAACAACTCAAATTGAAGGAAGCATCCACAATGCCTACTTTTCTCTCATTGAAAAGGCAGAACATTTTGTTTACATTGAG AATCAGTTTTTCATATCAGGTCTTTCAGGAGATGATACAATTAAGAATCGTGTATTAGAAGCATTATACAGGCGTATACTTAGAgcagaaaaggagaaaaggcgCTTCCGGGTTATTATCGTGATACCACTTTTACCTGGTTTTCAG GGTGGCATTGATGATGGTGGAGCTGCATCTGTGAGGGCAATTATGCATTGGCAATACCGAACTATTTGTCGAGGGCCTAATTCAATACTTAAGAATTTATATGATGTGGTTGGCCCAAAGGCACATGATTATATCTCATTTTATGGACTTAGAGCACATGGCAGGCTTGGTGATGGGGGTCCTTTGGTCACCAATCAG ATATATGTGCACAGTAAATTGATGATTATAGATGATCGCATTGCATTAATTGGCTCAGCTAACATAAATGATAGAAGCTTGCTTGGATCAAGAGATTCTGAG ATTGGTATGATTATTGAAGATAAAGAGGTTGTCAGTTCTATAATGGATGGAAGACCTTGGGAAGCTGGGAAGTTCTCCTTCAGCCTACGACTGTCTCTATGGGCTGAACACCTTGGTCTTCTTCCAGGAGAG GTTAGTTGCATTATGGATCCTGTGGATGATTCAACATACAAAAACATCTGGATGGCCACTGCCAAG GTGAACACCATGATCTACCAACAAGTATTCTCATGTGTTCCCAACGATCacatccattctaggttaggcATGTGGATTCTGTC CCCAGTTTTTCTTCCATTTGAGGAGAAAGGTTGTGCTCACTGGTCGATCAACATCCT CAGGAACCAATTTCGGCAAAACTTTGCTCATCGGAAGGAGAAGGTCGGCCATACGACCATCGACTTGGGTGTTGCCTTAGAGAAACCAGAAACTAAACAATATAGAGACCTAGCAGATGCTGACCCTATGGAGCAGTTGCAGGCCGTTCGGGGTCACATTGTTTCCTTCCCTTTGGAGTTCATGTGCCAAGAGGACTTGAGACCATTCTTCAGCGAAAGCGAGTATTATACATCCCCACAAGTTTTCCATTAG